The following are from one region of the Thermococcus cleftensis genome:
- a CDS encoding 50S ribosomal protein L3: MGKIHRPRRGSLAYSPRKRAKSIVPRIRKWPQDSEVRMLGFAGYKAGMTHVLMIDDRPGLTKGKEIFMPVTVVEVPPLFVYGIRAYRQGYLGLETATEVWFHELNDYVRRRIKTLPKNYDEEAFKAKLGQLEDLVNDGEIVDVRLLVHTQPWLIKLKKKPEVMEYAIGGDDVRAKFDYAKEKIGKELRASEVLHEGELLDVIAVTKGKGTQGPVKRWGVKIQFHKAQRAGKGRHIGNLGPWHPTRVMWTVPQAGQMGFHHRTEFNKRLIAIGENGKLKLDEKNEIEITPKGGFPHYGIIRSDFLMIQGTVPGSFKRIIRVRPAIRPPKKKPPVERPQITYVSRESKQ, from the coding sequence ATGGGAAAAATACACAGGCCAAGGAGAGGTTCACTGGCTTACTCCCCAAGAAAGAGGGCCAAGAGCATAGTCCCGAGAATCAGAAAGTGGCCGCAGGACAGTGAGGTCAGGATGCTTGGTTTCGCCGGCTACAAGGCCGGCATGACCCACGTCCTTATGATAGACGACAGACCAGGACTCACCAAGGGCAAGGAGATATTCATGCCGGTCACGGTAGTCGAGGTCCCGCCGCTCTTCGTCTACGGCATCAGGGCCTACAGGCAGGGCTACCTCGGACTTGAAACGGCCACCGAGGTCTGGTTCCACGAGCTCAACGATTACGTTAGGAGGCGCATAAAGACCCTGCCGAAGAACTACGACGAGGAGGCTTTCAAGGCCAAGCTCGGCCAGCTTGAGGATCTCGTCAACGACGGCGAGATAGTTGACGTCCGCCTTCTCGTCCACACCCAGCCGTGGCTCATCAAGCTCAAGAAGAAGCCCGAGGTCATGGAGTACGCCATCGGTGGCGACGACGTCAGGGCCAAGTTCGACTACGCCAAGGAGAAGATCGGCAAGGAGCTCCGCGCGAGCGAGGTTCTCCACGAGGGCGAGCTACTCGACGTCATAGCGGTGACCAAGGGCAAGGGAACCCAGGGCCCGGTCAAGCGCTGGGGTGTCAAGATACAGTTCCACAAGGCCCAGCGCGCTGGAAAGGGCAGGCACATCGGTAACCTCGGCCCGTGGCACCCGACCAGGGTCATGTGGACCGTCCCGCAGGCGGGCCAGATGGGCTTCCACCACAGGACCGAGTTCAACAAGAGACTCATAGCCATAGGCGAGAACGGCAAGCTCAAGCTCGACGAGAAGAACGAGATCGAGATCACCCCGAAGGGAGGCTTCCCGCACTACGGAATAATAAGGAGCGACTTCCTCATGATACAGGGCACCGTGCCTGGTTCCTTCAAGAGGATCATCAGGGTCAGGCCTGCCATAAGGCCGCCGAAGAAGAAGCCGCCCGTTGAGAGGCCGCAGATAACCTACGTCAGTAGGGAGTCCAAGCAGTGA
- a CDS encoding putative RNA uridine N3 methyltransferase, protein MAWHVFIPDSLLEETDDPKIRTYKVGQIARSCAIFGVEHVWIYRAGGRDGRFIKTILEYAETPQYLRKRLFPLMPELRYVGVIPPLRTPHHKLKGKPRVGEIREGFAFRKGRRVYADIGLDELALVEGDVEGRTTFRIVSVRPLRVVPAKPEKYWGYRVHLTRKSLAKTLKKARLDLTIATSRRGRDVREVKLPPLEGEVGFVFGSPRKGVMELLGEEEYDFDLILNTVPNQRTKTVRTEEALLATLAVFNLIRRD, encoded by the coding sequence ATGGCCTGGCACGTCTTCATTCCCGATTCGCTCCTCGAGGAAACCGACGACCCAAAAATCAGGACGTACAAGGTTGGACAGATAGCCAGGAGCTGCGCGATATTCGGCGTCGAGCACGTCTGGATATACAGGGCGGGCGGCAGGGACGGGAGGTTCATCAAGACGATCCTGGAGTACGCGGAAACGCCCCAGTACCTCAGGAAGAGGCTGTTCCCGCTGATGCCCGAGCTCAGGTACGTCGGCGTTATCCCGCCGCTGAGGACGCCCCACCACAAGCTCAAAGGCAAGCCCAGGGTTGGGGAAATCCGCGAGGGCTTCGCCTTCCGGAAGGGCAGAAGGGTCTACGCGGACATCGGCCTCGACGAGCTCGCCCTGGTGGAGGGGGACGTTGAAGGGCGCACAACCTTCAGAATCGTCTCGGTAAGGCCGCTCAGGGTAGTGCCCGCGAAGCCAGAGAAGTACTGGGGATACAGGGTGCATCTCACGAGGAAGTCACTGGCAAAAACACTTAAAAAGGCCAGGCTGGATCTGACCATCGCGACCTCAAGGAGGGGTCGCGACGTCAGGGAGGTGAAGCTTCCCCCGCTCGAGGGGGAGGTCGGATTCGTCTTCGGCTCACCGAGGAAGGGCGTGATGGAGCTCCTCGGCGAGGAGGAATATGACTTTGATCTAATCCTCAACACCGTTCCAAATCAGCGGACTAAAACAGTCCGCACCGAGGAGGCACTCCTCGCTACACTCGCGGTGTTTAATCTCATAAGGAGGGATTGA
- a CDS encoding RNA ligase, which yields MVSSDFKAMLLKLGVPEERLNVLEGKGGIVEDEFGGIRYVRFRDSARGFRRGTVVFENGDVVLGFPHIKRIVQLENGIRRVFKGRPFYVEEKVDGYNVRVVKVKDKILALTRGGFVCPFTTERILDFVNEEFFRDYPNLVLAGEMAGPESPYIVEGPPYVKEDIRFFLFDIQEKGTGRSLPVEERLKLAEEYGIEHVETFGVYDRSKIDELYELIERLSRERREGIVMKTPDMKRIAKYVTPYANINDIRIGSHIFFDLPHGYFMGRIKRLAFYLAERKVKGEEFDGYARALGKALLGPFVESIHEVASGGEVEEVFTVRVKSISTAHKMVTHFERLGVRIHIEDIEDLKNGYWKITFKRVYPDATREMRELWNGLAFVD from the coding sequence ATGGTAAGTTCCGACTTTAAGGCCATGCTCCTCAAGCTCGGCGTCCCGGAGGAGCGCCTTAACGTTCTGGAGGGCAAGGGCGGCATAGTTGAGGACGAATTTGGGGGCATCAGGTACGTTCGCTTCCGCGACTCCGCCAGGGGCTTCCGGCGCGGGACGGTGGTCTTTGAGAACGGCGACGTTGTTTTGGGCTTCCCCCACATAAAGCGCATCGTTCAGCTGGAGAACGGAATAAGGCGAGTCTTCAAGGGCAGACCCTTCTACGTCGAAGAGAAGGTGGACGGCTACAACGTGCGCGTCGTGAAGGTGAAGGATAAGATTCTTGCCCTCACGAGGGGTGGTTTTGTCTGCCCCTTCACGACGGAGAGAATACTCGACTTCGTGAACGAGGAGTTCTTCAGGGACTACCCGAACCTCGTCCTGGCGGGAGAGATGGCCGGACCGGAGAGTCCGTACATTGTCGAGGGACCCCCATACGTTAAGGAGGACATCCGGTTCTTCCTCTTTGACATACAGGAGAAGGGAACGGGGCGGAGCCTTCCAGTGGAGGAGAGGCTCAAGTTGGCTGAGGAGTACGGTATCGAGCACGTTGAGACCTTCGGCGTCTACGACCGCTCGAAAATCGACGAGCTGTACGAGCTAATCGAGAGGCTCAGCCGCGAGAGGAGGGAGGGCATCGTCATGAAAACACCCGACATGAAGAGAATCGCGAAATACGTCACCCCCTACGCCAACATAAACGACATCAGGATAGGCTCCCACATATTCTTTGACCTTCCTCATGGTTACTTCATGGGGAGGATTAAACGCCTCGCCTTTTACCTGGCCGAGAGGAAGGTGAAGGGGGAGGAGTTCGACGGGTACGCCAGGGCCCTTGGAAAGGCCCTCCTAGGGCCCTTCGTCGAGAGCATCCACGAGGTTGCCAGCGGCGGCGAGGTCGAGGAGGTCTTCACGGTGCGGGTGAAGAGCATCAGCACCGCACATAAGATGGTGACCCACTTCGAGAGGCTTGGGGTCAGGATACACATCGAGGACATCGAGGACCTGAAGAACGGCTACTGGAAGATAACCTTCAAGCGCGTTTATCCCGACGCCACGCGGGAGATGAGGGAGCTGTGGAATGGTTTGGCGTTTGTGGACTGA
- a CDS encoding 50S ribosomal protein L16: MGLRPAKIDRDVDKPAYTRREYIRGAPGPKITIFDMGNLSAEFEYEVSLHAEQAMQIRQNALEAIRIQVNRYLQKNVGRSNYHFKIRVYPFQVLRENPMATGRKADRYGNGMRRPFGKPIGLAARVKKDQKILTVWVNENHLKFALGAMHRAKMKLPYSAYFRIYDKEGNDVTTKVLSTMKR; encoded by the coding sequence ATGGGACTGAGACCAGCCAAGATTGATAGGGACGTTGATAAGCCCGCTTACACGAGGAGGGAGTACATACGCGGCGCGCCCGGACCGAAGATAACGATCTTCGACATGGGCAACCTCTCAGCCGAGTTTGAATACGAGGTCAGCCTTCACGCCGAGCAGGCCATGCAGATAAGGCAGAACGCCCTTGAGGCCATTCGTATCCAGGTGAACAGGTACCTCCAGAAGAACGTCGGAAGGAGCAACTACCACTTCAAGATCCGCGTTTACCCGTTCCAGGTGCTTAGGGAGAACCCTATGGCAACCGGAAGAAAGGCCGACCGTTACGGAAACGGTATGCGCAGGCCCTTCGGAAAGCCGATTGGCCTTGCCGCCCGCGTCAAGAAGGACCAGAAGATACTCACCGTCTGGGTGAACGAGAACCACCTCAAGTTTGCCCTCGGTGCCATGCACAGGGCCAAGATGAAGCTCCCCTACAGCGCTTACTTCAGGATATACGACAAGGAAGGCAACGACGTCACCACCAAGGTCCTCTCCACGATGAAGCGCTGA
- a CDS encoding MFS transporter yields the protein MERRRLAGIVLLIISAFTGTIAFRLATPAIAFYTRDVLQASMLSISIVSMSFVLARAFSSIFGGWFLERGKRLVYIGAIAMMGNAIAVQLYPLTSSWLQVAGIKLLNGFLNGLSWPMAQFVIAVATPKEIRARVTAVYFFFGSIASLLGNYVYAYTIDLGLGGQMWISSVFFVLTGLIMVASYALLYGLITPRRKETPGGEGPSLDPKRILIIASLMAVIVAFTSGEITYVYVSEALGLEKARTATLIGWAGFLSAMLSYFASWLADVRSERRMVLLTSIMAAVSPLLAAVKTAPTVFLGIFLALFAFQSFRPISRKVLASYHRSSLAIGGVNAVQNLSTFLGGMLFGFAYSLGELHGAVTLNLALLAFLPVSVALLWQSVKLKGRGK from the coding sequence ATGGAACGGAGACGCCTGGCTGGGATAGTCCTGCTCATCATTTCGGCCTTCACGGGGACGATAGCCTTCCGCCTGGCAACGCCTGCGATAGCCTTCTACACCCGTGACGTGCTCCAGGCTTCCATGCTCTCAATCTCGATAGTCTCGATGTCCTTCGTGCTCGCGAGGGCATTTTCGTCGATATTCGGGGGATGGTTCCTCGAGAGGGGGAAAAGGCTCGTCTACATAGGGGCCATTGCCATGATGGGAAATGCAATAGCCGTTCAGCTCTACCCCCTCACCTCGAGCTGGCTTCAGGTCGCCGGGATAAAGCTCCTGAACGGCTTCCTCAACGGTCTGAGCTGGCCGATGGCGCAGTTTGTAATAGCCGTTGCCACACCCAAGGAGATAAGGGCGAGGGTAACTGCCGTGTATTTCTTCTTCGGGAGCATAGCCTCCCTCCTCGGGAACTACGTCTACGCCTACACCATAGACCTGGGACTTGGAGGCCAGATGTGGATTTCCTCGGTCTTCTTTGTCCTCACTGGCCTGATAATGGTTGCCAGCTACGCTCTCCTCTACGGGCTGATAACGCCGAGGAGAAAGGAAACCCCCGGTGGAGAGGGGCCGAGCCTCGACCCGAAGAGGATTTTGATAATCGCATCGCTGATGGCGGTAATAGTTGCCTTCACCTCCGGCGAGATAACCTACGTCTACGTCTCCGAGGCCCTCGGGCTGGAGAAGGCAAGGACGGCCACGCTCATCGGCTGGGCTGGCTTTCTCTCCGCGATGCTGAGCTACTTCGCTTCCTGGCTCGCCGACGTCAGGAGCGAGAGGAGAATGGTCCTGCTCACCTCCATTATGGCGGCGGTTTCTCCGCTTCTGGCGGCCGTGAAGACAGCTCCTACGGTTTTCCTGGGGATATTCCTTGCTCTCTTTGCCTTCCAGAGCTTCAGGCCGATATCGAGAAAGGTTCTCGCTTCCTACCACCGCTCCTCCCTCGCGATAGGAGGGGTAAACGCGGTTCAGAACCTATCGACCTTCCTAGGCGGCATGCTCTTCGGCTTTGCCTATTCCCTCGGCGAGCTCCACGGTGCTGTAACGCTCAACCTCGCCCTGCTGGCGTTTCTTCCGGTGTCAGTGGCACTGCTCTGGCAGAGCGTTAAGCTTAAAGGTCGTGGCAAATAA
- a CDS encoding pyridoxal-phosphate-dependent aminotransferase family protein — protein MELRFEMEYEEAYRELYELVKPKYKLFTAGPVACFPEVLAIMSVQMFSHRSAEAKAVHVDTLERLRKFLEAEKGEIILFPSSGTGFMEAAVRNTVPHGGKVLVTVIGAFGKRFADVVEANGRRAIILEKEPGKAIKPEELDEALRKNPDVVAVTITYNETSTGVLNPLPELAKVVHEHDKLLFVDAVSAMGGADIKFDEWGLDMIFASSQKAFGVPPGLAVAAVSERVFEIAEKMPERGWYFDLPLYKKFNEKKKGTPSTPPLPQVFGLNVVLRIVEKMGGKEAWLDMYRKRSEMIREGVKEMGLGILAEPGYESPTITAVVVPEGMKGVDVYNAMRERGFELAKGYGSVAERTFRIGNMGYMTFEDIEEMLANLREVIEKLKG, from the coding sequence ATGGAACTCAGGTTCGAAATGGAGTATGAAGAAGCCTACAGGGAGCTGTACGAGCTCGTCAAGCCAAAGTACAAGCTCTTCACCGCCGGACCCGTTGCCTGCTTCCCCGAGGTTCTCGCGATAATGAGCGTCCAGATGTTCAGCCACCGCTCTGCTGAGGCAAAGGCCGTTCACGTTGACACCCTTGAGAGGCTCAGGAAGTTCCTTGAAGCTGAGAAAGGCGAGATAATACTCTTCCCCAGCTCCGGTACAGGCTTCATGGAGGCCGCGGTCAGGAACACGGTTCCTCACGGCGGAAAAGTTCTCGTCACCGTCATTGGCGCCTTCGGAAAACGCTTTGCAGACGTCGTCGAGGCCAATGGAAGGAGAGCGATAATCCTCGAGAAGGAGCCGGGAAAAGCTATCAAGCCGGAGGAGCTCGACGAGGCTTTGAGAAAGAACCCCGACGTCGTTGCGGTAACCATAACCTACAACGAGACCTCGACCGGCGTGCTGAACCCGCTCCCCGAGCTGGCAAAGGTCGTCCACGAGCACGACAAGCTGCTCTTCGTCGACGCTGTTTCCGCGATGGGCGGTGCAGACATAAAGTTTGACGAGTGGGGCCTCGACATGATATTCGCCAGCTCGCAGAAGGCCTTCGGCGTCCCGCCGGGGTTAGCTGTTGCTGCCGTCAGCGAGAGGGTCTTTGAGATAGCGGAGAAGATGCCCGAGCGCGGCTGGTACTTCGACCTTCCGCTCTACAAGAAGTTCAACGAGAAAAAGAAGGGAACGCCCTCAACTCCGCCGCTCCCGCAGGTGTTTGGTCTCAACGTCGTGCTCCGCATTGTTGAGAAGATGGGCGGCAAAGAGGCTTGGCTCGACATGTACAGGAAGAGGAGCGAGATGATACGCGAGGGAGTCAAGGAGATGGGGCTTGGGATACTCGCCGAGCCCGGCTACGAGAGCCCGACCATTACAGCCGTCGTCGTCCCCGAAGGAATGAAGGGTGTCGACGTCTACAACGCGATGCGCGAGCGCGGCTTCGAGCTGGCCAAGGGCTACGGAAGCGTCGCCGAAAGAACCTTCCGCATTGGAAACATGGGCTACATGACCTTCGAGGACATCGAGGAAATGCTCGCCAACCTCCGCGAGGTCATAGAAAAGCTTAAGGGCTGA
- a CDS encoding Flp pilus assembly complex ATPase component TadA: MGVYIFTPEDLIRYGAATEEQFEVLKNAILSKKDILVVGSSRSGKTKLVEALMHFIPGDWKVAVITAYGEFKPFKPNIVVVDTQFDSQPLERRTSKVISKIKALNPDYVVIDTLHTVDVARIFRELIDDYAFIVTSLALTDDIKGEVKHWLRIDDETFDKFDIVVELKRDFRTGRKSINRIYEVKNGELRPVI, encoded by the coding sequence ATGGGAGTGTACATATTCACACCTGAGGACCTGATCCGCTACGGCGCCGCAACAGAGGAGCAGTTTGAGGTTCTGAAGAACGCGATTCTCTCCAAGAAGGACATCCTCGTGGTTGGTTCCAGCCGCTCCGGAAAGACCAAGCTGGTTGAGGCGCTGATGCACTTCATACCCGGCGACTGGAAGGTGGCCGTTATAACCGCCTACGGGGAGTTCAAGCCCTTCAAACCGAACATCGTTGTGGTGGATACTCAGTTCGACAGCCAGCCCCTGGAGAGGCGCACATCAAAGGTCATCTCAAAAATCAAGGCACTGAACCCGGACTACGTGGTCATAGACACCCTTCACACGGTAGATGTCGCGAGGATATTCCGCGAGCTTATAGACGACTACGCATTCATAGTGACCTCCCTTGCGCTGACCGACGACATAAAGGGCGAGGTTAAGCACTGGCTCCGCATAGACGACGAGACCTTTGACAAGTTCGACATAGTCGTCGAGCTCAAGAGGGACTTCAGGACAGGCAGAAAGAGCATAAACCGCATCTATGAGGTAAAGAACGGGGAGCTCAGGCCCGTTATTTAG
- a CDS encoding asparagine synthetase A, whose amino-acid sequence MNMNALQIVTRKIEPVMEVQTRMVDYMTRYMVSQGFKWLLPVMLSSITDPLWPDPAAEEALKPPEVEVYGSRLRLTHSMILHKQMAVAMGIDRLFVLSPNIRLEGRSADDGRHAYEFTQLDFEMAYASMDDVMGLIEGLISGLFKEARGWGLEREVPRVRPPFKRFTLEEIKAEFGDEDEASRVMKEPFWVTDIEREFYDREDPERPGHFRNYDLYLPEGYGEVSSGGEREWEYEVIVRKMKRAGISLDAFRPYLEVAKAGLLRPSAGAGIGVERLIRYMVGAKHIAEVQPFPRIPGVPAVI is encoded by the coding sequence ATAAACATGAACGCTCTCCAAATTGTGACCAGAAAAATTGAACCAGTTATGGAAGTTCAGACGAGAATGGTTGACTATATGACAAGATACATGGTGAGCCAGGGCTTCAAGTGGCTCCTTCCGGTCATGCTCAGCTCCATAACCGACCCCCTCTGGCCGGATCCAGCGGCGGAAGAGGCGCTGAAGCCGCCCGAAGTCGAGGTCTATGGTTCCAGGCTGAGGCTGACCCACAGCATGATACTCCACAAGCAGATGGCAGTTGCGATGGGCATCGATAGGCTCTTCGTCCTCTCGCCCAACATCAGGCTTGAAGGTCGCTCGGCAGACGACGGCAGGCACGCCTACGAGTTCACCCAGCTGGACTTTGAGATGGCCTATGCAAGTATGGACGATGTGATGGGGCTCATCGAGGGTCTTATAAGCGGACTGTTCAAGGAGGCCAGGGGCTGGGGCCTCGAGAGGGAGGTGCCCAGGGTCAGGCCGCCCTTCAAGCGCTTCACGCTGGAGGAGATAAAGGCGGAGTTCGGAGATGAGGACGAGGCCAGCAGGGTTATGAAGGAACCTTTCTGGGTCACGGACATCGAAAGGGAGTTCTACGACAGGGAGGACCCGGAAAGACCCGGCCACTTCAGGAACTACGACCTCTACCTGCCGGAGGGCTACGGTGAAGTTTCGAGCGGCGGCGAGAGGGAGTGGGAGTACGAGGTCATCGTCAGGAAGATGAAGAGAGCCGGCATAAGCCTCGATGCTTTCAGACCCTACCTGGAGGTGGCCAAAGCCGGCCTGCTGAGGCCGAGCGCCGGGGCAGGAATTGGCGTCGAGAGGCTGATCCGCTACATGGTGGGGGCAAAGCACATAGCCGAGGTTCAGCCGTTCCCGAGGATTCCGGGCGTTCCGGCGGTGATCTGA
- a CDS encoding ATP-binding protein, whose amino-acid sequence MITQKFVDREEEIATLRRAFERGALIVVYGRRRVGKTRLLIEASKGFETLYHLCKEEEPRETLKSLNAKLFSLTGDDSLLRHPVSSFEEFFERLPEGVVVIFDEFQVLVRNHPRILGVLQEYWDFGGKGSLVLCGSSVSMMEELTSYGSPIYGRRTLSLKVQPLKFRHVGEFFPGYSLEDDVKVYGAVGGVPEYLLRLDPSLPPEENVRREFFGRGFLYEEAEYLLRYELRDLSTYNTILEAISYGYRSFNELKTATEIDGSKLTRYLSILINLGIVGRELPVTATAKKRRRNSRYFIKDNYFAFYYTFVHPFKEEIELGIPDVAIEHFERSFNRYLGFTFEGIAREFLLEMNRAGKLPFRFTKIGRWWHRGEEIDLVALNERERKALFVEVKWKSLREREARGILKDLERKAGLVGLDGWEKNYGLVARRIKDKEKLREDGYFAWDLGDFERLKGAEGL is encoded by the coding sequence ATGATTACGCAAAAGTTCGTTGACAGGGAGGAGGAAATCGCGACCCTGCGGAGGGCATTTGAAAGGGGCGCCCTCATTGTGGTCTACGGAAGGAGGCGAGTCGGGAAGACGCGGCTTCTCATCGAGGCCTCGAAGGGCTTCGAAACCCTCTACCACCTGTGCAAGGAGGAAGAGCCGAGGGAAACCTTAAAGTCCCTCAACGCAAAGCTCTTCTCGCTGACGGGGGATGACTCTCTCCTCAGACACCCGGTCAGCTCCTTCGAGGAGTTTTTTGAGCGGCTTCCCGAAGGAGTCGTGGTGATATTCGACGAGTTTCAGGTGCTGGTCAGGAACCACCCGAGAATCCTCGGCGTCCTGCAGGAGTACTGGGACTTCGGGGGGAAGGGCAGCCTTGTCCTCTGCGGCTCAAGCGTCTCGATGATGGAGGAGCTGACCTCCTACGGGAGCCCGATCTACGGCAGGAGGACGCTCTCCCTGAAGGTTCAGCCCTTAAAGTTCCGCCACGTGGGGGAGTTCTTCCCGGGTTACAGCCTCGAAGATGACGTCAAGGTTTACGGCGCGGTGGGCGGTGTTCCGGAGTACCTCCTCCGCCTCGACCCCTCGCTTCCGCCTGAAGAGAACGTACGGAGAGAGTTCTTTGGCAGGGGTTTTCTCTACGAGGAAGCTGAGTACCTGCTCCGCTACGAGCTCAGGGATTTGAGCACCTACAACACGATACTTGAGGCAATAAGCTACGGCTACCGCTCATTCAACGAGCTGAAGACCGCGACGGAAATTGACGGCTCGAAGCTGACCCGCTACCTGAGCATACTGATAAACCTCGGCATCGTTGGGAGGGAACTGCCGGTCACGGCCACGGCAAAGAAGAGGCGGAGGAACTCCCGCTACTTCATAAAGGACAACTACTTTGCCTTCTACTACACCTTCGTCCACCCATTCAAGGAGGAAATCGAGCTCGGCATTCCGGATGTGGCTATTGAACATTTCGAGCGGAGCTTCAACCGCTACCTCGGCTTCACCTTCGAGGGCATCGCCAGGGAGTTCCTCCTGGAGATGAACAGGGCCGGAAAGTTACCGTTCAGGTTCACCAAAATAGGCCGCTGGTGGCACAGAGGAGAAGAAATCGATTTAGTGGCTCTGAACGAGAGGGAGAGGAAGGCGCTGTTTGTGGAGGTGAAGTGGAAAAGCCTGAGGGAGAGGGAAGCACGTGGGATTTTGAAGGACCTTGAAAGAAAGGCTGGGCTTGTGGGTCTTGATGGGTGGGAGAAGAACTATGGCTTGGTGGCGAGGAGGATTAAAGACAAAGAGAAGCTGAGGGAAGATGGCTACTTCGCCTGGGATTTGGGGGACTTCGAAAGGCTGAAAGGGGCGGAGGGGCTCTGA